The DNA segment TCGATCGCACGCGAGGTCATCGACCGGGCCCTACCTGCGGACGGAGCGAGGTGAGACGGTGCGGGTCATCGGCGGCTCCGCCCGGGGCCGGAAGCTGCTGGCGGTGCCTGGGACGGGGACACGCCCCACCGCGGACCGGGTGCGCGAGAGCCTCTTCAACATCCTGGCCGAGCGCCCCGTGGGAGCGCAGGTGCTGGATCTCTTCGCGGGCACGGGGGCGCTGGCGATCGAGGCCCTGAGCCGCGGCGCCCGGCGGGCGGTGCTGGTGGAGTCGGGCCGGCGGGCGGCGGGCGTGATCCGGCGCAACCTGGAGGCGTGCGGCTTTCAGGGGCAGGCTGAGCTCCTGGTGCAGCGGGATCGGCTGGCGTTGCCTCTTCTGGCCAGGCGGGGCGACCGCTTCGAGCTGGTCTTCCTGGACCCGCCCTACGGGAAAGGACTGGCCGGCCCCGCCCTGGAGGCCCTGGGGACGTTGGGGCTCGTGGCGCCCGGGGGGCTGGTGGTGCTGGAGACCCGCCGGGGAGAGGAAGAACCCGGCCCGGTACCGAATCTGTCGCTGCACCGGCAGGTGGAGGTGGGCTCCAGCGCCCTCTGGTTCCTGGTGGGGGAGGAGGGAGAGGCATGAAGGTGGGGGTCTATCCTGGCAGCTTCGACCCGGTGACCTACGGCCACCTCGATATCGTGCAGCGGGCGGCGGACCTGTTCGAGCGGCTTTACGTCGCGGTTCTGAAGAACCCGGCGAAGGAGGCGTTCTTCCCGGTGGAGGAGCGGGTCGAGATGCTGCAGGCCGTCACGCGCCACCTGCCGAACGTGGTCTGTGAGAGCTTCGAGGGGCTGGTGGTCCGCTATGCTCAGGAGCGGAAGGCGACGGCCATCGTGCGCGGCCTGCGGGCCGTCTCGGACTTCGAGATCGAGTTCAAGATGGCGTCCATGAACCGGTCCCTGGCGCCCGAGATGGAGACCATCTTCATGATGACCAGCGCCCCCTACAGCTTCGTGAGCTCGAGCATCATCAAGGAGGTGGCGAGCTTCGGGGGTTCCGTGGGGAACTGGGTTCCCAGGGAGGTCGAGGAGCGGCTGGCCCGGCGCCTGAACCGGCAAGGGGGTCGCGAGGGATGAACCAGATGAACCTGCTCAACCTCCTGGAGCGTCTGGAGGAACTGATCCAGAGGGCCCCTGAGGTGCCCCTCACCGGCCGGGCCATCGTCGATGCGGATCAGTCCCTGGAACTCATCGGCAAGATCCGCGCCGCCATTCCCGAGGAGATCCGCCGGGCCGAGGCCCTTCAGGACGAGCGGGAGGACTTCCTGAGGGAGGCGCAGGCCGAGGCGGACGAGACCATCCAGCGGGCGGAGGCGTACGCGGCCCGCCTGGTGTCGGACTCAGAGGTGAGCCAGCGGGCCCGGCAGGAGGCCGAGCGCATCGTAGCCGACGCACGCCGCGAGGCGGACCAGCTGCGGCGCGAGGCCGACGGCTACGCGGTCCAGGTGCTGTCGGACCTGGAAGGGCGGCTCGCGAACCTGCTGGAAGTGGTGCGAAACGGGCGGGCGGAGCTGGAGGCTGGCGCGGGCCGGCAGGTGGGCTGAGGGCAGCATCAGCGCCCCCGGAAGAGCCGCCTCCCCCCCTGGCGCAGGAGGTGCCAGAGGACGCCCGTCACCAGCAGGGTGAGGGCCACGCCCACGGCCTGGAGGGTGGCGCCCAGGAAGCGGGCGGCGAAGCCCGGGGCCCCTGCCGGGCCGACCGTGGGCGCGAGGGTCGGGAAGGAGCCCCCCAGGTGGAAGGCCGCCACCGTCAGGACGCCCGCCAGCACCGAGTGGAGCAGCCGGGCCAGGAGGTACGGCCCCATGCGCAAGCCGGTGCCGTGCACCATGGCCGCCACCTGGGCGTGCACCGAGAGACCGCTCCAGGCGATGATCGCGCTCGCGGCCACCGCCCGGTCCAGGAGCGGGGCGGCCGCCTGCGCGGCGGCTCGGCTTCCCAGGTCGAGCTCGAAGAACCCGGCCGTCAGCCCGTCGGCCATCCCCGGATCGAGTCCCAGCCCGCCCAGGACCGGCGTGACCAGGTGCGCCGCCGCCCAGTGAACCACCCCCGTGAGGGTGGCCACCTGGAGGAGGACCGAGAAGAGCGTGATGGTTCCGCCGATGAAGAGCATCTGGCTCATGGAGTCGCGCAGGACGTCGCCGAAGAGGCGGCCGAAGGGGCGCCCGTCCCGGAGCCGCGCCTGGTAGAGGGCGTCCAGGGCGCGCCGCAGGAGGGGCCCCGAGGGTGGCGGTGCCGGAGGAGCCCACCGGTACCCGTGGAAGCGCATGACCAGGCCCACCAGCAGCACCGACGCGTAGTGGGCGAAGGCCAGCACCGCGCCCAGACGAGGCTGGGCGAACATGCCGACGGCCACTGCCCCGGACATGAAGAGGGGGTCGGCCGTGTTGGCAAAGGCCACCAGGCGCTCGGCCTCCACCACGGTGCAGAGCCGGTTGCGGCGGAGGTCGCCCGTCACCTTGGCCCCCAGAGGATACCCTGAGACCAGCCCCATGGCCACCGCGAAGGCTGCGGTACCCGGGAGGCGGAAGAGGGGTCGCATGAGGGGCTCCAGGCAGACCCCGATGAAGTGGACGGCGCCGAGGCCCATGAGGATCTGGGCGAGGGCGAAGAAGGGCAGGAGCGAGGGGAGTACCACCTGGAACCAGAGCCGCAGGCCGTCGAGGGAGGCTTCGAAGGCGCTGCGGGGATAGACGACGACGGCCAGGGTGAGCGCCGCCGCCCCCGCAGCCGCCGCGTAGGCGGCGGCGCGGGAGGGAACCGTTGCTGATGTGGACGCCACGGTGATGGTACGCCTCCTCGCCGCTGCCGCCGGGGGTCCGGGACCGCCGCCCGACCACGTCCCTTTCTTATGCGACCCGTGCCCGCTCAAGACCGGCGGGGGGTGTTCAGGTCCTTCCCTTGACGCCTCTGAGGAAGAGCCGGTATAATGCGGAGGTGATCGACCATGGAGCTGCAGGTCGGCCGGCTGCTGAAGGAGAAGGGCCGGAGCGAGACCTTCGCCGTCGAAGAGCCCTGCCCGTCGGGCCTGGAGGAGGCCGGGGTCCAGGGGTGCACCGGGCCTTTGCACCTGGAGGGACGGGCGACCAGCACTGGCGACGGCATTCTGGTCTCGGGGCGGATCCAGGTGGGGCTCACCATGCTCTGCAGCCGCTGCCTGGCGCCCTACCCGCTCGAGGTGGAGGCGGGCTTTCAGGAGGAGTT comes from the Limnochorda pilosa genome and includes:
- the coaD gene encoding pantetheine-phosphate adenylyltransferase translates to MKVGVYPGSFDPVTYGHLDIVQRAADLFERLYVAVLKNPAKEAFFPVEERVEMLQAVTRHLPNVVCESFEGLVVRYAQERKATAIVRGLRAVSDFEIEFKMASMNRSLAPEMETIFMMTSAPYSFVSSSIIKEVASFGGSVGNWVPREVEERLARRLNRQGGREG
- a CDS encoding ATP synthase subunit B family protein, translating into MNQMNLLNLLERLEELIQRAPEVPLTGRAIVDADQSLELIGKIRAAIPEEIRRAEALQDEREDFLREAQAEADETIQRAEAYAARLVSDSEVSQRARQEAERIVADARREADQLRREADGYAVQVLSDLEGRLANLLEVVRNGRAELEAGAGRQVG
- the rsmD gene encoding 16S rRNA (guanine(966)-N(2))-methyltransferase RsmD produces the protein MRVIGGSARGRKLLAVPGTGTRPTADRVRESLFNILAERPVGAQVLDLFAGTGALAIEALSRGARRAVLVESGRRAAGVIRRNLEACGFQGQAELLVQRDRLALPLLARRGDRFELVFLDPPYGKGLAGPALEALGTLGLVAPGGLVVLETRRGEEEPGPVPNLSLHRQVEVGSSALWFLVGEEGEA
- a CDS encoding nucleoside recognition domain-containing protein is translated as MASTSATVPSRAAAYAAAAGAAALTLAVVVYPRSAFEASLDGLRLWFQVVLPSLLPFFALAQILMGLGAVHFIGVCLEPLMRPLFRLPGTAAFAVAMGLVSGYPLGAKVTGDLRRNRLCTVVEAERLVAFANTADPLFMSGAVAVGMFAQPRLGAVLAFAHYASVLLVGLVMRFHGYRWAPPAPPPSGPLLRRALDALYQARLRDGRPFGRLFGDVLRDSMSQMLFIGGTITLFSVLLQVATLTGVVHWAAAHLVTPVLGGLGLDPGMADGLTAGFFELDLGSRAAAQAAAPLLDRAVAASAIIAWSGLSVHAQVAAMVHGTGLRMGPYLLARLLHSVLAGVLTVAAFHLGGSFPTLAPTVGPAGAPGFAARFLGATLQAVGVALTLLVTGVLWHLLRQGGRRLFRGR